A region from the Vanacampus margaritifer isolate UIUO_Vmar chromosome 5, RoL_Vmar_1.0, whole genome shotgun sequence genome encodes:
- the txndc17 gene encoding thioredoxin domain-containing protein 17, translating into MAQYEQVNVRGYSEFCKAVAERPGKDVFAYFSGDKDEQGKSWCPDCVRAEPIVKGAMSALPQGSVFIYCQVGERNYWKDASNEFKTTLKLTGVPTLLRYGTHEKLVEDECLKEDLVRMLFTED; encoded by the exons ATGGCACAGTACGAACAAGTGAACGTCCGCGGCTATAGCGAATTTTGCAAGGCTGTTGCAGAAAGACCAGGCAAAGATGTGTTTGCTTACTTCTCCGGTGACAAAGACGAGCAGGGCAAGAGTTGGTGTCCAGACTGTGTCAGAG CTGAGCCAATTGTAAAGGGAGCAATGAGTGCCCTCCCCCAGGGCTCAGTCTTCATCTACTGTCAAGTTGGTGAAAGGAACTA TTGGAAGGACGCAAGCAACGAGTTCAAGACGACGCTGAAGCTGACGGGGGTGCCCACCCTGCTGAGATACGGCACC CATGAGAAGCTGGTGGAGGATGAATGCTTAAAAGAGGATCTGGTGAGAATGTTGTTCACTGAAGACTGA